A DNA window from Acidobacteriota bacterium contains the following coding sequences:
- a CDS encoding cupin domain-containing protein, which produces MTHPSVIRPADHAGYAHGKMGKTTLFESARLLVGLNAFEPGQEHKLHAHAGQDKVYHVLEGQGVFLLEAQELPMVAGDLLVAPEGVPHGVRNTGESRLLVLAILAPAPVRT; this is translated from the coding sequence GTGACACACCCTTCGGTGATTCGGCCGGCCGACCACGCCGGGTACGCCCACGGCAAGATGGGCAAGACGACCCTCTTCGAGTCGGCGAGGCTGCTGGTCGGGTTGAACGCCTTCGAGCCGGGCCAGGAGCACAAGCTGCACGCGCACGCGGGACAGGACAAGGTCTATCACGTGCTCGAAGGCCAAGGCGTGTTCCTGCTCGAGGCGCAGGAGCTGCCGATGGTCGCGGGCGATCTGCTGGTGGCGCCCGAAGGTGTGCCACACGGGGTGAGAAACACCGGCGAGTCGCGGTTGCTGGTGCTCGCCATTCTCGCACCCGCGCCCGTTAGAACGTAA
- a CDS encoding thioesterase family protein translates to MSSFFQIRKKVHWSDTDAAGVVWFPNFLRWFEDAEEELFASLGRSRQSLLDSHQFGMPRVEVHSKFRAPARAGQIVRVGISTTVEHARRLHHAFEIRDDATAQLLAEGFVRVACVDSSTWSPRDLPDDVLRLISGLPDLAERQARGAVDLPWT, encoded by the coding sequence ATGTCGAGCTTCTTTCAGATTCGCAAGAAGGTGCATTGGTCCGACACCGACGCCGCGGGCGTGGTGTGGTTCCCGAACTTCCTCCGCTGGTTCGAGGATGCCGAGGAGGAGCTGTTCGCGTCACTGGGCCGCTCGCGGCAGTCACTGCTCGACTCGCATCAGTTCGGCATGCCCCGAGTGGAAGTGCACTCGAAATTCCGCGCCCCGGCCAGGGCCGGTCAGATCGTGCGGGTTGGCATCAGCACCACGGTCGAGCACGCGCGGCGCCTGCATCACGCCTTCGAGATCCGCGACGACGCCACCGCGCAGTTGCTGGCAGAGGGGTTTGTCCGCGTCGCCTGCGTGGATTCCTCCACCTGGTCTCCTCGCGACCTCCCCGACGACGTGCTGAGACTGATCTCGGGCCTGCCGGACCTGGCCGAACGCCAGGCCCGTGGCGCCGTCGATCTGCCATGGACGTAA
- a CDS encoding DUF1059 domain-containing protein: MNKVINCPCGFVLKGASDDEVIAKAQAHAKQVHQMDLSREQALAMAKPA, from the coding sequence ATGAACAAGGTTATTAACTGCCCGTGCGGGTTCGTCCTGAAGGGCGCGTCAGACGACGAAGTCATCGCGAAGGCGCAGGCACACGCGAAGCAAGTCCACCAGATGGACTTGAGCCGCGAGCAGGCGCTGGCCATGGCCAAACCGGCATGA
- a CDS encoding serine hydrolase domain-containing protein, translated as MQKVLDETGIPGAAVALVRQPGVEWAGGVGLADRDRRTPVTADTHFRAGSISKTFVAMALVQLSEDGDVDLDTPIVEIASEVPFDNPWEAGSPVRVIHLLQHTAGFDDMRFNEIYNLEDAPDLPLLEALHRNPRSRDVRWRPGTRVAYSNPGFGVAGFLIEKITGEPYEDFIARRTFEPIGMTTSSFRLTREDEALLAKGYRDRTGPPVDYLPIYLRPAGNLHTSAAELGQFVQLLLNWGETEEQLVIDPEYLSNMEHPRTSLASDAGLHTGYGSAFAASTIEGFPMLGHGGGIDGFQSLFAYSTSRDVGFVVLLNSTHTTQAMQRISQLAVRYLKADVEPPAKPRAIVPADVLKGYEGYYHPANPRNQAAAFLEWLATGTTVTATAEGLQLDPVFGNPADLIPVSTNLFRSDADAGATRVFTTDDLGTMVLTGGFLYAERRPRWQVELIRWPVLLAFVLAFTPLALLIPWAVHAPRAAPEGFWWMKSTLLMVSAGVLLILLGIMNVSDRSLGTQNLWTAAIFVGSILLPATAIMSLLFTLDAWRRGAGPWLRAYALTVSVCALVLSAYLSSWGLLAFRSWAY; from the coding sequence GTGCAGAAGGTGCTGGACGAGACCGGCATCCCGGGCGCGGCCGTCGCCCTGGTGCGCCAGCCGGGTGTCGAGTGGGCCGGTGGCGTAGGCCTGGCCGATCGCGATCGGAGGACGCCGGTCACCGCCGACACGCATTTCCGCGCCGGCTCCATCAGCAAGACCTTTGTCGCGATGGCGCTGGTGCAGCTGTCGGAAGACGGCGACGTCGACCTCGATACGCCGATCGTGGAGATCGCCTCGGAGGTGCCGTTCGACAATCCGTGGGAAGCGGGCAGTCCGGTGCGCGTCATTCACCTGCTGCAGCACACCGCGGGGTTCGACGACATGCGCTTCAACGAGATCTACAACCTCGAAGACGCCCCCGATCTCCCGCTGCTCGAGGCGCTGCACCGCAATCCGCGGTCGCGCGATGTGCGGTGGCGGCCGGGCACGCGCGTGGCGTACTCCAATCCCGGGTTCGGCGTCGCCGGGTTCCTGATCGAGAAGATCACCGGCGAGCCGTACGAAGACTTCATCGCCCGGCGGACCTTCGAGCCGATTGGCATGACGACCAGCAGCTTCCGCCTGACTCGCGAGGACGAAGCCCTGCTGGCTAAGGGCTACCGCGACCGGACCGGACCGCCCGTCGACTACCTGCCCATCTACCTGCGGCCGGCCGGCAACCTGCACACGTCAGCGGCCGAACTCGGACAGTTCGTCCAGTTGCTGCTCAACTGGGGCGAGACCGAAGAACAGCTGGTCATCGATCCGGAATACCTGAGCAACATGGAACACCCGCGCACGTCGCTGGCGTCGGACGCGGGCCTGCACACCGGCTATGGTTCGGCGTTCGCGGCGTCCACCATCGAGGGCTTCCCAATGCTCGGCCACGGCGGCGGCATCGACGGCTTCCAGTCGCTCTTCGCGTACTCGACGTCACGCGACGTGGGCTTCGTCGTGCTCCTCAACTCCACGCACACCACGCAGGCCATGCAACGCATCTCTCAACTCGCGGTCCGTTACTTGAAAGCCGATGTCGAGCCACCAGCGAAACCCCGGGCCATCGTGCCTGCCGACGTCTTGAAGGGGTACGAGGGCTACTACCATCCGGCCAACCCACGAAACCAGGCCGCGGCGTTCCTCGAGTGGCTGGCGACCGGAACCACCGTGACGGCCACGGCCGAGGGCCTGCAACTCGACCCGGTGTTCGGCAACCCGGCGGACCTGATTCCGGTATCCACGAACTTGTTCAGGAGTGACGCCGATGCCGGCGCGACCCGGGTGTTCACCACCGATGATCTCGGCACGATGGTGCTCACCGGCGGCTTTCTCTATGCGGAGCGGCGTCCGCGTTGGCAGGTGGAGCTCATCCGCTGGCCGGTGCTGCTGGCCTTCGTCCTGGCGTTCACGCCGCTTGCCCTGCTCATTCCGTGGGCCGTTCATGCGCCGCGCGCCGCGCCCGAGGGCTTCTGGTGGATGAAGAGCACGCTCTTGATGGTCAGTGCCGGCGTGCTGCTGATCCTCCTCGGCATCATGAATGTGTCCGACCGCAGCCTCGGCACCCAAAACCTCTGGACCGCCGCGATCTTCGTGGGTTCCATCCTGCTGCCGGCGACCGCCATCATGTCGCTGCTCTTTACCCTCGACGCCTGGCGGCGCGGCGCGGGCCCCTGGCTGCGCGCCTACGCCCTCACCGTGTCAGTGTGCGCGCTCGTGTTGAGCGCCTACCTCTCGTCCTGGGGCCTGCTGGCCTTCCGGTCGTGGGCATATTGA
- a CDS encoding DsrE family protein encodes MAPAGTGSDQPAAKARILVHVTHGPESATRAALAFLVARTALEEGHAVSVFLAGDAVQLLRDATLDGLTGIGTGRLREHFDAIVKGGGKFYLSGMSSTARGLTAADLHGKPAQFAPPAVLLKLSLEHDRMFTY; translated from the coding sequence ATGGCGCCTGCGGGTACTGGCAGTGACCAGCCCGCGGCGAAGGCCCGGATCCTCGTTCACGTGACGCATGGGCCCGAAAGCGCCACGCGGGCCGCCCTCGCCTTCCTGGTCGCCCGGACCGCCCTTGAAGAAGGGCACGCCGTGTCGGTCTTTCTTGCCGGCGACGCCGTCCAGCTCCTGCGCGATGCCACGCTCGACGGCCTCACCGGTATTGGTACCGGCCGGCTCCGCGAACACTTCGACGCCATCGTCAAAGGCGGCGGGAAATTCTACCTGTCGGGCATGTCGAGCACGGCCCGCGGGTTGACCGCCGCCGACCTGCATGGCAAGCCAGCGCAGTTTGCGCCGCCGGCGGTGCTGCTCAAGCTTTCGCTCGAGCACGACCGCATGTTCACCTACTAG
- a CDS encoding bacterial transcriptional activator domain-containing protein, with protein MTPRIYLTGSIAIEHGDCLVPERSFPGRQGRIAFAFLVAHRHRTIQRADLAGAIWSDSDAGQGDTALDAIISKLRGVLKTAGFSPDQASIVAASGTVALSLPAHAWVDLEVAANALDEAEGALRRGDMASAWSQANVAVTIGRRSFLADAEAPWIEARRSVQRATLVRGLQCLATVSPQIGDPLLSVQYAGEMVELEPFRETAYQLLMKAHAATGDRAEALRVFARCRELLRDELGVSPSPQTEAVYLEILRATQAR; from the coding sequence GTGACGCCGCGCATCTATCTCACGGGCTCGATCGCGATTGAACACGGCGACTGCCTGGTGCCCGAGCGGTCGTTTCCCGGCCGCCAGGGCCGCATTGCCTTCGCCTTTCTGGTGGCGCATCGCCATCGCACGATCCAGCGGGCCGACCTGGCCGGGGCGATCTGGTCCGACAGCGACGCCGGGCAAGGGGACACCGCGCTCGACGCGATTATCAGCAAGCTGCGGGGCGTTCTCAAGACGGCTGGTTTTTCGCCAGACCAAGCCAGCATCGTGGCCGCCTCGGGCACCGTCGCGCTGAGCTTGCCGGCGCACGCATGGGTCGACCTGGAAGTGGCGGCGAACGCACTCGACGAGGCCGAGGGCGCGCTGCGGCGCGGTGACATGGCCTCGGCGTGGAGCCAGGCGAACGTCGCGGTCACTATCGGGCGGCGATCCTTTCTTGCCGATGCCGAGGCGCCGTGGATCGAAGCGCGCCGGTCTGTGCAGCGTGCCACCCTGGTCCGGGGCCTGCAGTGCCTCGCCACCGTCAGTCCGCAGATCGGCGACCCGCTGCTGTCGGTGCAGTACGCCGGCGAGATGGTCGAACTCGAGCCGTTTCGCGAGACGGCCTACCAGCTCTTGATGAAAGCCCATGCGGCGACGGGCGACCGCGCTGAAGCCTTGCGTGTGTTCGCGCGTTGTCGCGAGCTGTTACGTGACGAACTGGGCGTGAGCCCGTCGCCCCAGACCGAGGCCGTGTACCTCGAGATTCTGCGTGCCACTCAGGCTCGTTAG
- a CDS encoding class I SAM-dependent methyltransferase, producing MTEWNAAAYHKVSGPQTSWGQKVLSRLSVNGDERAIDAGCGSGRLTGELLARLPHGRLIAIDRSWNMLMTARANLRPAFGPRVGFVQVALPDLPFANWADLVFSTATFHWVKDHQALFNNILTTLRPGGRLMAQCGGGPNLVRAHALAQQLMSAEPFAPYFSDWPGPWEFANAETTAERLTRAGFDTVVTSIEAAPTTLATEADYREFVTTVIYHAHLERLPNPSLKQAFIDRVTELSARQDPPFTLDYWRLNISARRPQ from the coding sequence GTGACGGAGTGGAATGCGGCGGCGTATCACAAGGTGTCGGGCCCCCAGACCAGTTGGGGACAGAAGGTGCTGTCGCGCCTGTCGGTGAACGGCGACGAGCGCGCGATCGACGCCGGCTGCGGCAGCGGCCGGCTGACCGGTGAATTGCTGGCGAGGCTGCCGCACGGCCGCCTCATCGCCATCGACCGATCGTGGAACATGTTGATGACCGCCCGCGCCAACCTGCGGCCCGCCTTCGGCCCGCGGGTCGGCTTCGTGCAGGTGGCGTTGCCCGATCTGCCGTTCGCGAACTGGGCTGACCTCGTCTTCAGCACCGCCACCTTTCACTGGGTCAAGGATCACCAGGCGCTGTTCAACAACATCCTGACCACGCTGCGCCCTGGTGGACGGCTGATGGCACAGTGTGGGGGCGGTCCCAACCTGGTTCGCGCGCATGCGCTGGCTCAACAACTGATGTCCGCCGAGCCGTTTGCGCCGTACTTCTCGGACTGGCCGGGGCCGTGGGAGTTCGCCAACGCCGAGACCACGGCCGAGCGCCTGACGCGCGCCGGTTTCGACACCGTCGTGACCAGCATCGAAGCAGCGCCGACCACGCTCGCCACCGAGGCCGACTACCGCGAGTTCGTCACCACCGTGATCTACCATGCGCATCTCGAGCGATTGCCGAATCCCTCGCTCAAGCAGGCGTTCATCGATCGCGTCACCGAGCTGTCGGCACGCCAAGACCCGCCGTTCACCCTCGACTACTGGCGCCTGAACATCTCGGCGCGGAGGCCGCAGTGA
- a CDS encoding class I SAM-dependent methyltransferase produces the protein MEGWHGWDEYAAYYDWENAQTVGRRDIAFWRRMASATKGPVLELGCGTGRVALPVARAGATVVGIDRSEPMLDRARKRVKRARLQAQVHLVRGDIRYLPFPDKTFPLVMAPYGILQSLLAERDLTRTLAAVSRVLTRKGTFGLELVADLPAWDEYTKRISMRGKRGPNGKPITLVESVVQDRARQITRFEQEFVEGRGKGAVRKKFGLAFRTLTVPQMVRRLEKAGLEVSALLGDYQGGPWDLRAEVWIILARRG, from the coding sequence ATGGAAGGTTGGCACGGCTGGGACGAGTACGCCGCGTATTACGACTGGGAGAACGCCCAGACGGTGGGCCGTCGCGACATTGCCTTCTGGAGGCGCATGGCTTCGGCCACGAAAGGCCCGGTGCTGGAACTTGGTTGTGGCACCGGTCGGGTGGCGTTGCCGGTGGCCCGCGCGGGCGCCACCGTGGTCGGCATTGACCGCTCCGAGCCCATGCTCGACCGCGCCCGCAAGCGGGTGAAGCGCGCCCGGCTGCAGGCGCAGGTTCACCTGGTCCGCGGCGACATCCGGTACCTGCCGTTCCCCGACAAGACCTTCCCGCTCGTGATGGCGCCGTACGGCATCCTGCAGTCGCTGCTGGCCGAGCGCGACCTCACCAGGACGCTGGCCGCGGTGTCTCGCGTCCTGACCCGCAAGGGCACGTTTGGCCTGGAGCTGGTGGCCGACCTGCCGGCGTGGGACGAATACACCAAGCGCATCAGCATGCGCGGCAAACGTGGTCCGAATGGCAAGCCGATTACGCTGGTGGAGTCGGTGGTGCAGGACCGGGCCAGGCAGATCACCCGCTTCGAGCAGGAGTTCGTCGAGGGCCGGGGGAAAGGGGCGGTGCGAAAGAAGTTTGGGCTCGCCTTCCGCACCCTGACCGTGCCGCAAATGGTGAGGCGGCTCGAAAAGGCGGGCCTGGAGGTGTCGGCGCTGCTTGGCGATTACCAGGGCGGTCCCTGGGACCTTCGCGCCGAAGTCTGGATCATCCTGGCCCGGCGGGGGTAA